A single window of Oerskovia paurometabola DNA harbors:
- a CDS encoding sensor histidine kinase, whose product MAQHSPGSGPAPRRAPSRLQTVRARILGAVLALAALGLLIAGGVAYTAQRAHVDDRMDQSLMRSLEEFEALAHEGVHPSTGERFTSSDDLVNTAMRQTVPAPHEGMVGFRGGRAQWIAATPVPLRLEDDEVLMDALEPLSTGRDVVLREITTPVSSYRVLVVPVTDGDVPSALVLAFDRSAEHAEFDQVFRTYAIIAVVTLLLIAAVGWLVAGRLLRPVRLLGQTARRISDTHTSERIPVTGNDDISDLTQAFNEMLDRLAAAFDAEHELLDDVGHELRTPLTIVRGHLELMDPDDPEDAASTRDLALDELDRMHRLVDDLMTLATAGSPGFVRLEETDLGRLTDDILDKARLLGDRRWAVDSRTGATAHVDEQRLTQAWLQLASNAVKFSAPGSTITLGSAVRDGRIRLWVRDEGIGVSPDQLERIFVRFAQAEREPAFRDGAGLGLAIVSAIAGGHEGRVEVSSTRGFGSTFTLDLPLDPGPSAPGPDAADHGGPGAASIVPRTPLGSTAETPLTMEIPVSSRARQGERTSL is encoded by the coding sequence ATGGCGCAGCACTCCCCGGGCAGCGGGCCCGCGCCTCGTCGCGCACCGTCCCGGCTCCAGACGGTCCGCGCGCGGATACTCGGTGCTGTCCTCGCCCTGGCCGCCCTCGGCCTGCTCATCGCGGGCGGCGTCGCGTACACGGCCCAGCGAGCGCACGTGGACGACCGCATGGACCAGTCCCTCATGCGCTCTCTGGAGGAGTTCGAGGCCCTCGCGCACGAGGGCGTGCACCCCTCGACCGGCGAGCGCTTCACGTCCTCGGACGACCTCGTGAACACCGCGATGCGCCAGACCGTCCCCGCCCCGCACGAAGGCATGGTCGGCTTCCGCGGCGGCCGGGCCCAGTGGATCGCCGCGACGCCCGTCCCCCTGCGGCTCGAGGACGACGAGGTCCTCATGGACGCGCTCGAACCTCTCTCGACCGGTCGGGACGTGGTGCTCCGGGAGATCACGACCCCGGTCTCGAGCTACCGGGTCCTCGTCGTGCCGGTGACCGACGGCGACGTCCCGTCGGCGCTCGTCCTGGCGTTCGACCGCAGCGCCGAGCACGCCGAGTTCGACCAGGTCTTCCGCACCTACGCGATCATCGCGGTCGTCACGCTGCTGCTGATCGCAGCAGTGGGCTGGCTCGTCGCGGGGCGCCTCCTGCGGCCCGTACGGCTCCTCGGCCAGACGGCCCGGCGCATCAGCGACACCCACACCTCCGAGCGCATCCCGGTCACGGGCAACGACGACATCTCGGACCTCACGCAGGCGTTCAACGAGATGCTGGACCGCCTCGCCGCGGCCTTCGACGCCGAGCACGAGCTCCTCGACGACGTCGGGCACGAGCTGCGCACCCCGCTCACGATCGTGCGGGGACACCTCGAGCTCATGGACCCCGATGACCCGGAGGACGCCGCGAGCACGCGCGACCTCGCGCTCGACGAGCTCGACCGGATGCACCGCCTCGTCGACGACCTCATGACCCTCGCCACGGCGGGCAGCCCTGGGTTCGTGCGGCTCGAGGAGACCGACCTCGGGCGGCTCACGGACGACATCCTCGACAAGGCGCGTCTCCTGGGCGACCGCCGGTGGGCCGTCGACTCGCGTACCGGGGCCACGGCCCACGTCGACGAGCAGCGTCTCACCCAGGCCTGGCTGCAGCTCGCGTCCAACGCCGTGAAGTTCTCCGCACCGGGTTCCACGATCACCCTGGGATCGGCGGTCCGCGACGGTCGCATCCGCCTCTGGGTGCGCGACGAGGGCATCGGCGTCTCGCCCGACCAGCTCGAACGCATCTTCGTCCGCTTCGCGCAGGCCGAGCGCGAGCCGGCGTTCCGGGACGGTGCGGGGCTGGGCCTCGCGATCGTCAGCGCGATCGCCGGGGGGCACGAGGGGCGGGTCGAGGTCTCCTCGACCCGTGGCTTCGGGTCGACCTTCACGCTCGACCTCCCGCTCGACCCCGGCCCCTCGGCGCCCGGCCCCGACGCTGCCGACCACGGCGGCCCGGGTGCAGCCTCCATCGTCCCGAGGACTCCCCTCGGCAGCACGGCCGAGACCCCCCTCACCATGGAGATCCCGGTCTCCTCTCGGGCACGTCAGGGTGAAAGGACATCGCTGTGA
- a CDS encoding GntR family transcriptional regulator — MVTQSGHGSLHVEIDPASGVPPYEQIRAQVVAHVTSERLLVGDRLPTIRALAADLGVAAGTVARAYRELEAAGITATNRRAGTVVSDGVAPADVVARQAAHTFVATAHEAGLDDDAILDLVRGELLRRHGD; from the coding sequence ATGGTGACACAATCCGGACACGGTTCCCTGCACGTCGAGATCGACCCCGCCTCGGGGGTCCCGCCCTACGAGCAGATCCGTGCGCAGGTCGTCGCGCACGTCACTTCGGAGCGGCTCCTGGTCGGCGACCGGCTCCCGACCATCCGCGCGCTCGCCGCCGACCTCGGCGTCGCGGCCGGGACCGTCGCTCGCGCGTACCGCGAGCTCGAGGCGGCGGGGATCACCGCCACGAACCGGCGTGCGGGTACGGTCGTGTCCGACGGCGTGGCCCCCGCCGACGTCGTCGCCCGGCAGGCCGCCCACACCTTCGTCGCGACCGCGCACGAGGCAGGCCTGGACGACGACGCGATCCTCGACCTCGTGCGCGGCGAGCTCCTGCGTCGCCACGGCGACTGA
- a CDS encoding UDP-N-acetylmuramate dehydrogenase, with protein sequence MTATSPRRASAVESVTEATAPGPREVLEQPTLAELTTLRVGGPADAYVEATTEAELVDAVRAADDAGEPLLVIGGGSNLLVSDEGFGGVVVRDVRAEIRIDAEDTCGGGSLTVTAGQDWDQLVERAVAQEWVGVEALSGIPGTVGAAPVQNIGAYGQEVAGVVASVRVWDRAQSRIRTLALVDLDFGYRTSVLKRSMHASPDGGDIWYPSPRYVVLEVNLQMRLGTLSAPIGYPELARRLGVQVGERAPSADVRAAVLELRGGKGMLLDDPAAPDHDRWSAGSFFTNPVVAADLADLLPADAPRFPVRSALPARTTGPSLGEIDPTLVKTSAAWLIEHAGFTKGFGVHGPASAATLSTKHTLALTNRGGASAAEVVELARAVRDGVLDAFGIELVPEPVLVGVAL encoded by the coding sequence CGTCGAGTCCGTCACCGAGGCCACTGCTCCCGGACCCCGAGAGGTGCTCGAGCAGCCGACGCTCGCCGAGCTCACGACGCTGCGCGTCGGGGGCCCCGCCGACGCGTACGTCGAGGCCACGACCGAGGCCGAGCTCGTGGACGCTGTCCGGGCGGCCGACGACGCGGGCGAGCCGCTCCTCGTGATCGGTGGCGGGTCCAACCTGCTCGTGAGCGACGAGGGCTTCGGTGGGGTCGTGGTGCGCGACGTGCGCGCCGAGATCCGCATCGACGCCGAGGACACGTGCGGCGGCGGGAGCCTGACCGTGACGGCCGGCCAGGACTGGGACCAGCTCGTGGAGCGGGCCGTGGCCCAGGAGTGGGTCGGGGTCGAGGCGCTGTCCGGCATCCCCGGCACCGTCGGGGCTGCGCCCGTCCAGAACATCGGCGCGTACGGCCAGGAGGTCGCCGGGGTCGTTGCCTCGGTGCGCGTGTGGGACCGTGCGCAGTCGCGGATCCGGACCCTGGCGCTGGTCGACCTCGACTTCGGATACCGCACGTCGGTCCTCAAGCGGAGCATGCACGCCTCGCCCGACGGTGGCGACATCTGGTACCCGTCCCCGCGCTACGTCGTGCTCGAGGTCAACCTCCAGATGCGCCTCGGGACGCTGTCCGCACCGATCGGCTACCCCGAGCTCGCGCGACGGCTCGGCGTGCAGGTCGGCGAGCGCGCGCCCAGCGCGGACGTCCGCGCGGCGGTCCTGGAGCTGCGGGGTGGCAAGGGCATGCTGCTCGACGACCCCGCGGCCCCCGACCACGACCGGTGGAGCGCCGGCTCGTTCTTCACCAACCCGGTCGTCGCCGCTGACCTGGCGGACCTCCTGCCGGCCGACGCCCCGCGCTTCCCCGTCCGTTCGGCCCTCCCGGCCCGCACGACGGGGCCGAGCCTCGGCGAGATCGACCCGACGCTCGTCAAGACGTCCGCGGCCTGGCTCATCGAGCACGCCGGGTTCACCAAGGGGTTCGGGGTGCACGGCCCGGCGAGCGCCGCGACGCTCTCGACCAAGCACACGCTCGCGCTCACCAACCGCGGCGGTGCGAGCGCGGCGGAGGTCGTCGAGCTTGCGCGGGCCGTGCGCGACGGCGTGCTCGACGCGTTCGGGATCGAGCTCGTCCCGGAGCCCGTGCTCGTGGGCGTCGCGCTCTGA
- a CDS encoding adenosine deaminase — MRDLAKLPKAHLHLHFTGSMRPATLHDLATQYGVRLPSALLDGDPLRLPATERGWFRFQRLYDAARACVRSEADMRRIVREAAEDDAAEGSGRLEIQVDPTSYAPFVGGISPAVEIVLDAAREASAATGTEVGVIVAASRMRHPLDARTLARLAAQYVGDGPGEVLGFGLSNDERRGDTAAFAPAFSIARRAGLALVPHGGELLGPDHVTEVLTDLDPDRIGHGVRSVEDPRVLDQVVERGVALEVCPASNVSLGVYDDGAQVPLGALVDAGAQVALGADDPLLFGSRLVAQYESARTEHGFSDAELADLARSSIRASRAGTATRARLLAGVDAWLAEEPAAPEGAPGPAGAPGPEGGRAVR; from the coding sequence GTGCGTGATCTGGCGAAGCTCCCCAAGGCCCACCTCCACCTGCACTTCACCGGCTCCATGCGGCCGGCGACGTTGCACGACCTCGCCACGCAGTACGGCGTACGGCTCCCGTCGGCCCTGCTCGACGGCGACCCGCTCCGTCTGCCCGCGACCGAGCGCGGCTGGTTCCGGTTCCAGCGGCTGTACGACGCGGCGCGCGCGTGCGTGCGCTCCGAGGCCGACATGCGCCGGATCGTGCGCGAGGCGGCCGAGGACGACGCCGCCGAGGGGTCGGGCCGCCTCGAGATCCAGGTCGACCCCACGTCCTACGCGCCCTTCGTGGGCGGCATCTCCCCCGCCGTGGAGATCGTGCTCGACGCGGCGCGAGAGGCCAGTGCGGCGACCGGGACCGAGGTCGGCGTGATCGTCGCGGCCTCCCGCATGCGGCACCCGCTCGACGCGCGGACCCTCGCGCGTCTCGCGGCCCAGTACGTGGGCGACGGCCCGGGCGAGGTCCTCGGCTTCGGACTGAGCAACGACGAGCGGCGCGGTGACACCGCGGCCTTCGCCCCGGCGTTCTCGATCGCCCGCCGGGCGGGCCTCGCGCTCGTCCCGCACGGGGGCGAGCTGCTCGGCCCCGACCACGTGACGGAGGTGCTCACCGACCTCGACCCCGACCGGATAGGGCACGGGGTGCGCTCGGTCGAGGACCCGCGAGTCCTCGACCAGGTCGTCGAGCGCGGGGTGGCGCTCGAGGTCTGCCCCGCCTCGAACGTGTCCCTCGGGGTGTACGACGACGGCGCGCAGGTCCCGCTCGGGGCGCTCGTCGACGCGGGGGCCCAGGTCGCCCTCGGCGCCGACGACCCGCTGCTGTTCGGCTCACGGCTCGTGGCGCAGTACGAGTCCGCGCGGACCGAGCACGGGTTCTCCGACGCGGAGCTCGCGGACCTGGCCCGGTCCTCGATCCGGGCGAGCCGCGCAGGCACGGCGACGCGGGCACGGCTGCTCGCGGGCGTCGACGCCTGGCTCGCCGAGGAGCCCGCGGCGCCCGAGGGCGCTCCCGGCCCCGCGGGCGCTCCCGGCCCCGAAGGGGGGCGGGCGGTGCGATGA
- a CDS encoding L,D-transpeptidase family protein: MTDRPTGTRWAAVTAAVLTMLLVGGCDALGPRVDGGAGPASSSPHTTPRPSVTPSESPSPTPTPTPLPTPTVVPTPPPPVEPPPVEPPPVEPPPVEPDPATVELVRGSTGERVTALQQRLVDLGYWGAAPDGVFGSGTQQAVWALQKAAGISRDGRVGPATQAALDQGVRPAAQSGSGHVIEIDIARQLVLAVDDGQVVKVFNASSGNGERYEAKGRTYVAKTPRGTFQVGRQVDANYESSLELGSMWRPKFFTGGIAVHGSGSVPPSPASHGCVRVTNAAMNWIWDSWGAPPGTTVLVY; the protein is encoded by the coding sequence ATGACGGATCGACCGACCGGCACGAGATGGGCAGCGGTGACGGCCGCGGTGCTCACGATGCTGCTCGTGGGCGGGTGCGACGCGCTCGGACCTCGGGTCGACGGCGGGGCGGGACCGGCGTCGTCGTCCCCGCACACGACGCCACGCCCCTCTGTGACACCGAGCGAGTCACCTTCCCCGACGCCGACGCCGACGCCCCTCCCGACGCCCACCGTCGTCCCGACCCCTCCCCCGCCCGTCGAGCCTCCTCCTGTCGAGCCCCCGCCCGTCGAACCCCCGCCGGTCGAGCCCGACCCCGCGACCGTCGAGCTCGTCCGTGGCAGCACGGGCGAGCGGGTCACGGCGCTCCAGCAGCGGCTCGTCGACCTGGGCTACTGGGGTGCCGCCCCCGACGGCGTGTTCGGTTCGGGCACCCAGCAGGCCGTGTGGGCGCTGCAGAAGGCTGCGGGCATCAGCCGCGACGGCCGCGTGGGTCCCGCCACGCAGGCCGCGCTCGACCAGGGGGTGCGCCCCGCAGCGCAGAGCGGTTCAGGTCACGTGATCGAGATCGACATCGCCCGCCAGCTCGTCCTCGCGGTCGACGACGGGCAGGTCGTCAAGGTCTTCAACGCGTCCTCGGGCAACGGCGAACGGTACGAGGCCAAGGGCCGGACGTACGTCGCCAAGACCCCGCGCGGCACCTTCCAGGTGGGGCGGCAGGTCGACGCCAACTACGAGTCATCGCTCGAGCTCGGCAGCATGTGGCGACCCAAGTTCTTCACCGGCGGGATCGCGGTGCACGGCTCGGGCTCGGTGCCTCCGAGCCCCGCGTCCCACGGGTGCGTGCGGGTCACCAACGCCGCCATGAACTGGATCTGGGACTCCTGGGGCGCCCCTCCGGGCACGACCGTGCTGGTCTACTGA
- a CDS encoding phosphotransferase family protein, translated as MDTAAQLLTGPRAGDLLEAALAVDHVSLGSWRVHQVHARPGAEVSVGYEVTVRGGRGGTDGPRTPAGRPEYLVATTADLPPDVVERRGILRLVDGEQTVHVWRHPVDPLLPGLATACDAAALTDRWRSLDPHAPLVLGLDLVTYRPLRRAVLRARTADGDVYLKVVRPDRVTDLRIRHDLFLVAEAAPMGYALSAPPAAPRVLASLGEGILVLAARPEETLASAIASTARHEQPLTIDPHELLRALVALPQDPVLLERRAAWAERSEHYARAAVGRLPGHAGRIEALERAVRRIVADRDPGPVVATHGDFYEANVLLVGGAGCRRVAAVLDVDTLGPGHRIDDLACMTGHLAVLETLAPQVYPGVQGLVDRCLAVFGDATDPIGLRARSAGVVLSLLPGAPREALAETWLGVAEELLAGAQTRLRVLSPAAPAPLTSACESRDDGAAARPPIV; from the coding sequence ATGGACACCGCTGCGCAGCTCCTCACCGGTCCCCGGGCGGGTGACCTCCTGGAGGCTGCGCTCGCCGTCGACCACGTGAGCCTGGGCTCGTGGCGCGTGCACCAGGTGCACGCACGCCCCGGGGCCGAGGTGAGCGTGGGGTACGAGGTCACGGTGCGCGGCGGCCGCGGTGGCACGGACGGCCCCCGCACCCCGGCCGGACGGCCCGAGTATCTCGTGGCGACGACTGCGGACCTCCCGCCCGACGTCGTCGAGCGGCGCGGGATCCTGCGCCTCGTCGACGGCGAGCAGACCGTCCACGTGTGGCGTCATCCCGTGGACCCCCTGCTGCCCGGCCTGGCGACCGCCTGCGACGCCGCGGCGCTCACCGACCGGTGGCGCTCGCTCGACCCGCACGCCCCGCTCGTCCTGGGGCTCGATCTCGTGACGTACCGGCCGTTGCGCCGCGCGGTGCTGCGCGCACGGACCGCCGACGGCGACGTCTACCTCAAGGTCGTCCGCCCGGACCGGGTGACGGACCTCCGCATCCGGCACGACCTCTTCCTGGTCGCCGAGGCTGCGCCCATGGGCTACGCGCTCTCGGCCCCGCCCGCGGCTCCCCGCGTCCTCGCCTCGCTCGGCGAGGGAATCCTCGTCCTCGCGGCGCGGCCGGAGGAGACGCTCGCGTCGGCGATCGCGTCCACGGCCAGGCACGAGCAGCCGCTGACGATCGACCCGCACGAGCTCCTGCGTGCACTCGTCGCCCTCCCGCAGGACCCCGTCCTGCTCGAGCGTCGCGCCGCATGGGCCGAGCGGTCCGAGCACTACGCGCGCGCCGCCGTCGGGCGTCTTCCTGGCCATGCGGGACGCATCGAGGCCCTCGAACGCGCGGTGCGCCGGATCGTGGCAGACCGCGACCCCGGCCCCGTGGTCGCGACGCACGGCGACTTCTACGAGGCGAACGTGCTGCTCGTGGGCGGTGCCGGCTGTCGTCGCGTCGCCGCGGTCCTCGACGTCGACACGCTGGGCCCCGGTCACCGCATCGACGACCTGGCCTGCATGACGGGCCACCTCGCGGTCCTCGAGACGCTCGCGCCCCAGGTCTACCCGGGCGTCCAGGGCCTCGTCGACCGCTGCCTCGCAGTGTTCGGCGACGCCACCGACCCGATCGGGCTCCGCGCGCGCAGCGCGGGGGTCGTCCTGTCCCTCCTGCCCGGGGCGCCCCGCGAAGCACTCGCGGAGACCTGGCTCGGTGTGGCCGAGGAGCTTCTCGCGGGAGCGCAGACGCGTCTGAGAGTCCTCTCACCTGCGGCTCCTGCTCCTCTCACGTCGGCCTGTGAGTCTCGTGACGACGGGGCGGCAGCCCGGCCGCCCATCGTCTGA
- a CDS encoding response regulator transcription factor translates to MSQILVVEDETRISSFVTKGLRAAGYASAAVTTGREGYDLAQTGDYDLMILDLGLPDQDGFTVLRRLRASRSTIPVIILTARSSVTDTVAGLEGGADDYMVKPFRFEELLARIRLRLRTEPAGEVTVLSHGSLSLDLRTRRARTEDREVDLSAREFALAETFLRNPGQVLSREQLLSRVWGYDFDPGSNVVDVYVRYLRNKLGAERVVTVRGMGYRLADPAA, encoded by the coding sequence GTGAGCCAGATCCTCGTCGTCGAGGACGAGACCCGGATCTCGTCGTTCGTGACCAAGGGGCTGCGGGCCGCCGGATACGCGAGCGCCGCCGTGACCACGGGCCGGGAGGGGTACGACCTCGCCCAGACCGGGGACTACGACCTCATGATCCTCGACCTGGGGCTGCCCGACCAGGACGGGTTCACCGTGCTCCGCCGTCTGCGCGCCTCCCGCAGCACCATCCCGGTCATCATCCTCACGGCACGGTCGTCCGTGACGGACACCGTCGCGGGGCTCGAGGGCGGTGCCGACGACTACATGGTCAAGCCGTTCCGCTTCGAGGAGCTCCTGGCACGCATCCGGCTGCGGCTGCGGACCGAGCCCGCCGGAGAGGTCACGGTCCTCTCGCACGGGTCGCTCAGCCTGGACCTGCGCACCCGTCGGGCCCGCACCGAGGACCGCGAGGTCGACCTGTCGGCCCGTGAGTTCGCGCTGGCCGAGACGTTCCTGCGCAACCCCGGGCAGGTCCTGAGCCGCGAGCAGCTGCTGTCCCGGGTGTGGGGCTACGACTTCGACCCGGGCTCCAACGTGGTCGACGTCTACGTGCGGTACCTGCGCAACAAGCTCGGCGCCGAGCGCGTCGTGACGGTCCGCGGCATGGGCTACCGGCTGGCGGACCCTGCTGCCTGA